The nucleotide window ACGACAAGCGCCATTCCATCCTGGGCGTTGACTACAAGTACAAGGGTCATCAGCTTCCCATCATGGCCACCTACAACCAGGCCTTCACCCCTGACAATCCCTTCTACTTCAAGGTAGGCGCCGGCATTTCCATCAACGAATACAAGGACAAGGTCGTTGGCGCCGGTGCTATCAGAATTTCTGAGAGAAAGACCCGCTTCGCTTTCAAGGCTGGCGTTGGCTACAAGTTCGCCGATACTTTCTGCGCCGAGCTCACCTATGCCGACTATGGCAAGTGCCCCAACTTTGACATCAAGACCGGTCAGATCCAGCTGGCCCTTGGCTACAGCTTCTAATAAAGTCACATCGAAGACTCCGGACTTCCGGAGTCTTTTTTTTGGAACTCCCGGGCCCGGCGGGGCCGTCTAACAGTATATACAAGGAGCAGATCATGAAAAAGACCCTTATTTGCGCCCTGCTGATACTCGTCCTGTCTGCGGCGGCATGGGCGGACAAGATATACTACCACTGCCCTCTGAGGGGCGCCGTCATAGTCAAGAGCTTTTACAACAGCGCCGCCTTCAGCTACAGGACCAAGTGTCCCCGCTGCGGCCACATGGGGTCCTCCGACCACAAGGTGTCCGGCACCAACGGCGCCACCACCGGCACCTACGTCTGCCCCCGCTGCGGCTCCACAGTGAGCCTCTTTATACGCAACGAGACCCTGGCCCCCACGGTCCCCGAGGACTGCTTTGAGGTGTTTTATCACGCCGTCCTTCAGGGAGGCGTCGTCACCCTGCAGCAGCCCTTTGCTCCGGACTTCTATTACAGATACTCCTGCTCCCATTGCGGCAGGCTCAGCGACGACGAGTATTACGCCTCCTCCCCGGGAGGTCTCACGGAATACAAATACGACTGTCCCCGCTGCCGGCGCACAAGCGGCATCCGGATCCTGACCTACAGCCGCAGCCTGGAGGGCAGGGATCTCTCCATGGTCTATTCCCACTGCGCCGTCACGGGAGCCATCATCACCGAATACGACCCCTTCAGCGCAGAATACGGCTACAGGGAATTGTGCCGGAACTGCGGCGCCCTGAAGACCGGCACCCTCAGGCACTCGGCCCGGTCGGGAGAATACAAGTACAGCTTCGTCTGC belongs to Abditibacteriota bacterium and includes:
- a CDS encoding porin family protein codes for the protein MKKIVVSIIALALVLSAMAAMAQDKSYTITPKLAYGYVVDGDSRDESGNAMGILVEGQFENIPVGFETGYLFNDKRHSILGVDYKYKGHQLPIMATYNQAFTPDNPFYFKVGAGISINEYKDKVVGAGAIRISERKTRFAFKAGVGYKFADTFCAELTYADYGKCPNFDIKTGQIQLALGYSF